The Leptospira harrisiae sequence TTTCTGATTGCCCAAGGATCACTCCTCGGTATTCTGTTCCATCTTCCAATCGTACAAGTTCTAATCGAGCATGTTCTTCGTATAGCATAGACTCACGAGCAAGTATGGTTTGTGTTTGGAATGCCTTGAGTTCCTTATCTTCTTTCATAGACAATGTTGAAGTTGTGGCCGGAAAAGTTTCTCCTAGTTTGACAACTGTTTGTTGTTTGGAAGTAAGAATGAGATCTCCCACTGCCACAGATCCTTCCCGAACGGCGACGATTTCAGACTGTCCATCGAACTGAACACTGAAAATGGTCCCTCTAACTTGCGTAAGATGTTCTCCTGCTTGGACAACAAAATGACTATCTTTTGAAAGTTTGGAAACAGAAGCGAAGATCTTCCCTTTTTTCACAGAGAATTTTTGAGATTGAGAATCGTTTGTTTTTTCAATCACATCCATTGCTACTTCTGAATTAGGAGTAATCCGCATCCAAGAACCAGTTTCAAAATCCAAATCAATCTGAGAGGTACCTTCGGTAATGACAATGTCTCCCGATGCCAATTGGTAATGTTTGACAAGAGGTACAGGACTGGAACTTCCTTGTGGTATTACGGTAACCTTTCCTTTTACGGAAGAGACAAGCACTTTCAAAGGAGAGACCATCGGTTTGGACTCTTTGGCGGAAGGGACTGCCACTTCCAATTGGTTTTGTTTTTTGGGGCTAAGTAAAAATACAAATAAAAGAGCTGCCGCTAATGATAAAACAGAGCCTCCTACGAAAGCAAGTCCCAAAGGTTTACGGAAAAAAGAAATTACATTGTTGGAAGATTTTGGCTCTGGAGTGTATTCGAATCGGATGGTACGTTTCGATACAGTCTCCCAGGAAGGAAAATCCACAGATTCCGTCTTTTTGGCGGGTTTTCTTAGGAGTTCTTCCCATTTAGCGAATGTATGTTGCTTATCAAATTCGTTCATTGGTTCTAATCCGGTACCAGATTTTCTCTTTTCGCTATGGCCAACACCTTCTCAGTGGCTCTTATGACCAAACGAGAAGCGGTAGAAACCGAAACACCTAAGACCTCAGCGATCTGCACCAACTGAAATCCTTCCACATTTTTGAGTAACAAGGCAGAGCGTTCTTCTTCCGACAATTCTCCCAAAAAAGAATAGAGTCTATCCTCTAAATCTTGGTATTCGGCTTTGATTTCGAGTTTTGGATTGTGGCTATGAAACTCGATCTCATCGGAGACAATCTCTCTTGTTGTAGAAAACTTTTTAGCATAATTGATAGATAAATTGCGAGCAATCGTGTACAAAACCATGACGGACTTCTCTTCCGAAAGGCCAGCATTTCCATAGTGTTTGTGAAAACTTAAGAAACTGTCTTGCATCAAATCCATTGCTGTGTCCGCATTTTGAGTGTACTTGTAAAGGAAGTCATAAATACGTTTATGGCTTCTTTCGTAGATTTGACTCATAGAGACAGTTTTGTCTGACACAATCTTGTATGTGTTGGTAAAACCGAGTCTCTGACAAGTAAAATCCCGTTCCTCTCTATAAAAGTAAACAAACGGGACAGGTCAGATTCTCAAGTTAGCAGATTATTTTTCCCTTAAAAGGGCATCATTCGCAGCATTTTTATAAGCACCAATCATAGTCGGGTAGTTAAAAATGTGTTCGGTGAAATACTCAATGGGCGCTTTGAGATTTACAACACATTGTCCAAGAGCAATTAGTTCAGTGGCTTTATCGGAAATGATATGAACTCCCAAAACTCGTCTGGACTTTTTATCAAAAATAATTTTTAATAGTCCGACTTGGTCCCCACTGATTTGGGCACGTGTGATGGTGTCAAACTTTGCCATTCCCACTCCATAAGAAACTCCGCGAGCTTTGAGAGCTTCTTCTGTTGGGCCAATGGTTGCAATCTCTGGAAGAGTATAAATTCCAATTGGAAATTCTTCGGCATCTACAGGAACAGAAGGATGGCCAAACATATGTTTTGCGACATAAGCTCCTTGGTACAT is a genomic window containing:
- a CDS encoding FecR domain-containing protein, translating into MNEFDKQHTFAKWEELLRKPAKKTESVDFPSWETVSKRTIRFEYTPEPKSSNNVISFFRKPLGLAFVGGSVLSLAAALLFVFLLSPKKQNQLEVAVPSAKESKPMVSPLKVLVSSVKGKVTVIPQGSSSPVPLVKHYQLASGDIVITEGTSQIDLDFETGSWMRITPNSEVAMDVIEKTNDSQSQKFSVKKGKIFASVSKLSKDSHFVVQAGEHLTQVRGTIFSVQFDGQSEIVAVREGSVAVGDLILTSKQQTVVKLGETFPATTSTLSMKEDKELKAFQTQTILARESMLYEEHARLELVRLEDGTEYRGVILGQSETHLHFQGLEGLIEIPIQKILETEKIR
- a CDS encoding RNA polymerase sigma factor, with protein sequence MSQIYERSHKRIYDFLYKYTQNADTAMDLMQDSFLSFHKHYGNAGLSEEKSVMVLYTIARNLSINYAKKFSTTREIVSDEIEFHSHNPKLEIKAEYQDLEDRLYSFLGELSEEERSALLLKNVEGFQLVQIAEVLGVSVSTASRLVIRATEKVLAIAKRENLVPD